Proteins found in one Corynebacterium canis genomic segment:
- a CDS encoding ATP-binding cassette domain-containing protein: MYRGLLGHNGTGKRTLIDMILGLTNPTDGSVNTFGVSPKQALRRGIR; the protein is encoded by the coding sequence GTGTATCGGGGGCTGCTCGGGCACAACGGCACGGGCAAACGCACACTGATTGACATGATTCTGGGGCTCACTAACCCCACCGACGGGAGCGTAAATACGTTCGGTGTGTCGCCAAAGCAAGCGCTAAGGCGCGGAATCCGGTGA
- a CDS encoding GNAT family N-acetyltransferase, with amino-acid sequence MFNPEYWPHAGLSISVGHMRLCWATDDMLATLAEVAAQGEQPPQEHPFHSEWSLSSPEDRALWVLQQQWKHRGNVTHGVLNFQLAVLYKDEPVGLQIARSVDWPVTRIAETGAWLGHQYQRRGWGTQMRALICELLFQGFDAQEVHSAAFVDNPGALGVSRKLGFFPNGSTWADRAGERVEVQRYRLPREKWAQRRLEAFPAPVRMEGVAAVRERWGL; translated from the coding sequence ATGTTCAACCCTGAGTATTGGCCGCACGCCGGGCTGTCCATCAGCGTGGGGCACATGCGGCTCTGCTGGGCTACCGATGACATGCTGGCCACCTTGGCCGAGGTCGCAGCCCAAGGTGAACAGCCGCCGCAAGAACACCCGTTCCATTCGGAATGGTCCCTGTCCAGCCCAGAAGATCGCGCCCTGTGGGTGCTGCAGCAGCAGTGGAAGCACCGCGGCAACGTCACCCACGGCGTGCTGAATTTCCAGCTGGCGGTGCTGTATAAGGACGAGCCGGTCGGCCTGCAAATCGCACGCAGCGTCGATTGGCCGGTCACCCGCATCGCCGAGACCGGCGCTTGGCTTGGCCACCAATATCAACGCCGCGGCTGGGGCACTCAGATGCGTGCGCTGATTTGTGAACTCCTTTTCCAAGGGTTCGACGCTCAAGAGGTTCATTCGGCGGCGTTTGTGGATAACCCCGGCGCCCTCGGGGTGTCCCGTAAGCTCGGGTTTTTCCCCAACGGCAGCACCTGGGCCGACCGCGCCGGCGAGCGTGTGGAGGTTCAGCGGTACCGCCTGCCGCGCGAAAAGTGGGCCCAGCGCCGGCTTGAGGCCTTCCCCGCCCCAGTGCGTATGGAAGGTGTTGCGGCGGTGCGTGAACGCTGGGGTTTATAA
- a CDS encoding MFS transporter: protein MDTTTSPRTQSTQSAGFRTFLFIWAAQLIARTGNGLTAFGLGVHVFRVTGRATPVAMVAMAAFLPSVLLAPIGGVIADRFDRRLVMILGDTSSAIGLILLLFALHNHASIAILCGCVAFGSVCQSVMDPAYRATVSDLLTPDEYARAGGLVQLASASQYLIAPALGGAILAHAAVTALITIDICTMATTVLAMGIVWRNLRTKVTATSAREEGFWEGFRLGVRWLAGERGVVTMLCLITLVTFCIGFAQTLFTPLLLDLTTERVLGILTSVSACGMLVSSAVIGGLGTGNNHLRYLACGLACTGIALAALGSTPNVILIGVFAFAFFMTLPVLNTSLEVLVRAAIPNETQGRVWGLISLISQIGYLFAYALAGPLADQVFNPLLRPDGALAHSVGTVIGVGNTRGIGLMFIVVGALLIGLAGLLQRSRSARALQANFLTKLNETATDTPATTTDTPASE, encoded by the coding sequence ATGGACACCACGACTTCCCCGCGCACACAAAGTACACAAAGCGCCGGTTTCCGCACGTTTCTTTTCATTTGGGCAGCACAGCTAATCGCGCGCACCGGCAACGGGCTCACAGCATTCGGCCTCGGCGTGCACGTCTTCCGCGTCACCGGGCGCGCAACGCCGGTAGCAATGGTGGCGATGGCGGCGTTTCTGCCTTCTGTGTTATTAGCCCCGATCGGCGGGGTGATCGCGGACCGCTTTGATCGGCGCTTGGTCATGATCCTGGGCGACACCAGCTCCGCCATCGGGTTAATCCTGCTCTTGTTTGCGCTGCACAACCACGCTTCGATCGCAATTCTGTGCGGCTGCGTGGCATTCGGCTCTGTGTGCCAATCCGTGATGGATCCGGCATACCGGGCGACGGTTTCTGACCTCCTGACTCCCGACGAATACGCTCGCGCGGGCGGGCTCGTGCAGCTCGCATCCGCCAGCCAATACCTCATCGCCCCAGCGCTCGGCGGCGCGATCCTGGCGCACGCTGCGGTAACCGCGCTGATCACGATAGACATTTGCACAATGGCCACAACGGTACTGGCCATGGGGATAGTGTGGCGGAACCTGCGCACGAAGGTCACCGCGACATCCGCCCGCGAGGAAGGCTTCTGGGAAGGGTTCCGCCTGGGGGTTAGGTGGCTGGCGGGAGAGCGCGGCGTGGTCACTATGCTGTGCCTGATCACTTTGGTGACGTTTTGCATTGGGTTCGCGCAGACCCTGTTCACGCCGCTGCTGCTCGACCTGACAACCGAACGTGTGCTCGGCATTCTGACGTCCGTATCCGCGTGCGGAATGCTGGTATCCAGCGCGGTGATCGGCGGGCTCGGGACAGGCAATAATCATCTGCGCTATCTGGCGTGCGGGCTCGCCTGCACCGGCATCGCGCTTGCCGCACTGGGGTCAACACCGAACGTAATTTTGATCGGCGTGTTCGCGTTCGCCTTCTTTATGACGCTGCCCGTGCTCAACACGAGCCTCGAGGTGCTGGTCCGCGCCGCGATCCCAAACGAAACACAGGGCAGGGTGTGGGGGCTCATCTCGCTAATCTCGCAAATCGGCTATTTGTTCGCCTACGCCCTAGCCGGGCCGCTCGCCGATCAGGTGTTCAATCCCCTGCTGCGCCCCGACGGCGCGTTAGCACATAGTGTCGGTACGGTGATCGGCGTCGGCAATACCCGCGGCATCGGCTTGATGTTTATCGTGGTGGGCGCATTGCTAATCGGGCTAGCCGGGCTATTGCAACGCTCGCGGAGCGCCCGCGCCTTGCAAGCAAACTTCCTTACTAAGCTGAATGAGACCGCTACAGACACACCCGCTACTACTACGGACACGCCAGCTTCGGAATAG
- a CDS encoding CHAP domain-containing protein translates to MIISLTEREYKEQPPGTKYSEGISEAWCVDFISWTFREAGIPLENPNTGGWRIPGTVTLRDYYQANGRFHPAKEGYQPSAGDVAIYQGSPIFGDHANIVLTNVNGVLTTVGGNEAGRIRVYENAEQNYTGLIGFGSLQ, encoded by the coding sequence ATGATTATCTCCCTCACCGAACGTGAATACAAGGAGCAACCGCCTGGCACAAAGTACAGCGAAGGGATATCAGAAGCTTGGTGCGTTGATTTTATTAGCTGGACATTCCGCGAAGCTGGGATCCCGCTTGAAAACCCAAATACTGGTGGTTGGCGCATCCCTGGAACCGTTACACTTCGGGATTATTACCAAGCCAATGGCCGTTTTCACCCCGCTAAGGAAGGCTACCAGCCAAGTGCCGGCGATGTGGCCATCTATCAGGGTTCCCCTATCTTTGGCGACCACGCCAATATCGTGCTCACAAACGTCAATGGCGTGCTCACCACGGTCGGCGGCAATGAAGCCGGGCGCATACGTGTGTATGAAAATGCGGAACAAAACTACACCGGACTCATCGGCTTCGGTTCACTTCAATAG
- a CDS encoding TetR/AcrR family transcriptional regulator, producing the protein MRKDAETNRLEILKVARFLIAQQGSDISMRAIASAAGVGVATLYRNFPTRSDLLRGIAEQVAQEFQEIATETLGEWDGDPESAWRRFVYRVAALQVAGVVNNLAGNGELEQLVEELGELQRQRIVPKLIAVLDRAKASGLATQDLDIDRFREGVATITRPLPHLTTLGISQEQSWLIDVFLRGIRP; encoded by the coding sequence ATGCGGAAAGATGCCGAGACGAATCGGTTGGAAATACTCAAGGTGGCGCGGTTTTTAATCGCTCAGCAAGGTAGCGATATTTCCATGCGGGCGATCGCTTCTGCCGCTGGCGTTGGCGTGGCTACGCTGTATCGCAATTTCCCAACGCGGTCGGATTTACTTCGAGGCATCGCCGAACAAGTCGCACAGGAGTTCCAGGAAATCGCCACCGAAACCTTGGGTGAATGGGATGGGGATCCGGAAAGTGCGTGGCGGCGTTTTGTGTATCGAGTTGCGGCGCTGCAAGTAGCCGGGGTGGTGAACAACCTTGCAGGGAATGGAGAGCTAGAGCAGCTTGTCGAAGAATTGGGCGAATTGCAGCGTCAGCGAATTGTTCCGAAATTAATCGCGGTCTTGGACCGTGCGAAAGCATCCGGGTTGGCTACCCAGGACCTTGACATTGATAGATTCCGGGAGGGTGTGGCTACGATTACCCGCCCGTTGCCGCACTTGACTACGCTCGGCATTTCGCAGGAGCAATCATGGCTTATCGATGTATTTTTGCGCGGTATCCGGCCCTAA
- a CDS encoding 2-dehydropantoate 2-reductase N-terminal domain-containing protein produces the protein MIKREEFKVARHAKRTDAKVAVIGAGVIGCVYAAQLHNAGVDVTLVTRTSDALPDGIHLDSHLKYFGEQRVHVPTATIDQLPRIDVAILALQAHHLEPVLTALDDLECRIVVPLMHLGDQREALLDRIGRDRVVLAFPGIGGRRNKNGSISWMPVPQQPTLVDTKAEHADEIYELFASTGLAVKREPYMADWLNTHAILASVLRILVLRPIGGVREAARDMELVSAASIAIRSGLLGYHKNGGRIRPPALDFLTRRMPPIVAVRYWQTQLTSELGIITIEPNAKASANTELLVLIRQALQLVGPDAVEFREWVTPTLNAAQS, from the coding sequence ATGATTAAGCGTGAGGAGTTCAAGGTGGCGCGCCACGCGAAGCGGACCGATGCGAAAGTTGCGGTGATTGGCGCCGGCGTGATCGGCTGTGTGTACGCAGCGCAGCTACACAATGCGGGTGTGGACGTCACGCTGGTCACGCGCACTTCCGACGCCCTCCCCGACGGCATTCACCTCGATTCGCACCTCAAATACTTTGGCGAACAGCGCGTGCACGTGCCCACCGCTACCATCGACCAACTCCCGCGTATCGACGTCGCGATCCTCGCCCTCCAAGCGCACCACCTCGAGCCGGTACTCACCGCCCTCGACGACTTGGAATGCCGGATCGTCGTCCCGCTGATGCACCTCGGGGACCAGCGAGAGGCCCTCCTGGATCGCATCGGCCGCGACCGCGTGGTGCTGGCCTTTCCCGGCATCGGCGGCCGCCGCAACAAAAACGGATCTATCTCCTGGATGCCCGTGCCTCAGCAGCCCACCCTGGTCGATACGAAAGCCGAACACGCAGACGAAATATACGAACTCTTTGCGAGCACTGGGCTCGCCGTAAAACGCGAACCCTACATGGCCGACTGGTTGAACACACATGCAATTCTCGCCTCGGTATTGCGCATCCTCGTATTGCGACCGATCGGCGGGGTGCGCGAAGCCGCACGTGACATGGAGCTGGTGTCCGCGGCGTCGATAGCCATACGTTCGGGCCTGTTGGGCTACCACAAAAACGGCGGGCGCATTCGGCCACCCGCGCTGGATTTCCTGACGCGCCGCATGCCGCCCATCGTCGCGGTACGTTATTGGCAAACGCAGCTGACCTCCGAACTCGGCATTATCACCATCGAACCGAATGCGAAAGCATCTGCGAACACCGAGCTGCTGGTGCTGATCCGGCAAGCGCTGCAGCTCGTCGGACCAGACGCCGTCGAATTCCGCGAATGGGTTACGCCCACGCTCAACGCAGCCCAAAGCTAA